The sequence GCTACCTGAGCCCCAGGAAGCAGGGGAAGAGCTGGAAGCAGCTGTCTGACTGGACGTCTGTGCTGTGGAAGCGCCACGGGGGAAGGTACGCCCAGGAAAAAACTCATCGTGGGGAcgggggagggtgggggaccCTCTGAGCCCCCTTGCTCTGCCTCCACATCCCCTCACCTCGCCTTGGCTCCCAGGACGCAGCCACTCACCCCTCCCTCTCGCAGCGCCCACCAGGAGCCACATGTGGTGCTGGAGGTGGAGTACACTGGCCTCAGGAAGACGGCTCTGCCCATGAGGCCCCGGGTGTCGGTCCAGGACTCTGCCTTACGCAGCGGCAACTTCTCCCTGCGAATCGACCCCGTCAGGAGCGGAGACGCTGGCCTGTACGAGGCGCAGGTGACGTACAACACGGAGGTCCAGAGCTGCCAGGTGGAGCTGGGGATCGTTACAGGTAGGAGAAGATGGAAACCCCGGAGAACCTTGATTTTAGTACCAGGGAGGCTGTAAGGGAGGGGTAGCAATAtgggcagcagccccctgaAAGCGCACGGCATCCCGTTGTCTGCTCTCGGCCCTGGAGAGAGGGACAAAGCTAGGACAGGAGGGGCACAAAAGAAGGCTTGGTGGCCCTCTTCTGATCAGTTTCCacttcctcctttctctttgttGAAGTAACCCTCAGTCCACCCAGCCCTGTGGTAGAAAGTGATCCTCTCCTGATGAGCTGCAACTCTAGCCACCGGGCCGGCTTGGTGGAGACACGCTGGTTCCACAACGGGCGCCCGGTCCCCACCTCCAAGAATTTCTACTCTTTGCATGGGGCTCTCTCCATCCTCCGGCCCTCCATGAGTGACTCAGGCTCCTGGCACTGCCAGCTCAGATACTCCGATAATGTGATCGTTTCTGCCACGCACGACCTGCAAATTTTAGGTAAGCTCAGCCTCTACGTTGCAAATCCAGCATCTCCAAATTGCTTCCTTTGGTGTGGCCACTGGCCACACCACCAGCTTCAGCTTCCCAGCTCTCATCCTCTCCTCAATTCACAGGTGGAGCTCTTTCCAGCCATCGCTGGAAAGAGAATTTAGCATTGTGCTCTCTCTCACTCAGGTTTCGATGGCCCAGCCAACCCTGTGGTTTATGCCgcagctggctctgcagccGAACTGCCATGCACCCTGAGCTATCTGCCCAGTGCTTTTGGGATCAGTGTGGTGGCGGCTCACTGGAGCCACCTTGCAGGAGGACACTTAAAAGATTGGGTCGTCTCCCAGAACCAGAGCAGCAGAAGCTTCCCCCTTCGTCTCCCTGCAGTGGGGCCAGGCGATGCAGGGCGGTACAGTTGTGCAGTCCCTGTTGGCAGCAAGACAATGAGGAGGGATGTGACCTTGGCCGTGGTTACAGGTGAGAAGAGAGACAGGGATGTGCATCATCCCTCTGGGGTCCTTCTCTGATAAATCTTCTTGTGCATCAATGCACTGAGCGTGGGTTGTTCCTGGTCATGGGTTCCAACCCCAGGGTGGGAAAGAAGGGCATTGCATTGCACTGGACTCTGctgaaagcagtttttttttttcctgggtaaCTCCATTACTCTTCTTGAagactgaggaagaaaaagaaaacaaattagaGGAGGTAATGAAGGAGTGGTGTAATAGAAGGAGGAATGAGGAAGAGGTGTGGACCAGCCTGCTGTCTTTCCTGACAgtagctttttccttttctgcagtcACCCCAAGTATCCCAGGACCAGTTTCTGAGGGGTCTCACCTGCTGCTCATCTGCAGTGTCACACACCTCCAGGGGCACGAACGTTTCCAGTGGAAGCACCTCAGCTCAGCCCCTACTAACAAGAAGCTGGCTATGTCTGCCTCCCACAACCTGAAGGACCACAGATCCCAAACTGGCGCTAACTTGGACATACCCCAGGTGTCACAAAAAGATGTGGGCATCTGGGAATGCAGTGTATATGGCCCAGAAGGCAGACTGGGAGCAGTGGAATATGGGCTGCAGATCACAGGTACCATCTCCTGCACATCTGTAACCAATCCCTTCTTCTCATCCCATTCAATTGCCTTGTcatttcttctctcagtctCACCCCACCCTTCTCCCCTTTGGCTGCTTATATCCCATCTTAGTGTCATCCTATCTCAGCCCTcagttcctcctgctgctccttccagTTCCCTGCATCCTTTTTCCAGTTTGCCTCTCTTTGCGCAGTCCTAGTCTTGCTCCAGTGCAAAATCaacctttccctccttcctaaCTGTGCTTCCCCTTCATAGGTGCCCAGGTCTCCAGCCCTCCCACCATCTTCAGTGGGCAAGTTACTTTTGGGCTCACAGTCACCCTCTTCTTCCTGCTTATGGTCTGTGTTCTGGTTCTGGCCCTACAAAAAAGGGTAAGTGTTCATCATcccatttctgttatttttttctgtatgccACCCCTTGGTTGACCTTCCCCTGGTTACTCTAGAGCCAGAAATGGAGTGTCTTAAGGACAAGAGAGCAGGAGGATCAACTGGGAAATGTAGAAGGAATGGGACTCAGGCAGCCTGCTGAGGGTACATGGATGTATGGTTGTATCCTGAGTATCACCAGATCTGGCTAATTCCAGGATTTGTCCGGTGCAGGTTAGGCACCTCTGAGGAGTGGTAGGAACCCCTAGGGGATGGCCGCAGCCCAGCCTTGAAGAGTTCCTTGTTTACTCTTGCAGAGTCGAAGCCACGCTATAACAGAGAAGGGCTAATTTCCAGGCTTTCGTAGGTGTCCTCTCTCTTGTTCTTTATCTGGATGCTTTGATGTAACAGTCTCCTGTCCCATACAAACGCCTGCTGGTCCCCAGACCCTGATTCGATGCAGGTCTGTTGTTGCTGGCTCAGCACTTCGTCTCAGCTGTGTGCTTCCGGCAACTTACTGCCCTTCATTTGTTCAGCTTGTTCCAGTTCTCCTTTTCAGAAAAGTGCCTTGCTTTTATTGACCAGTCCAGAACTGATACCTCCACTGCGTAcgactgaaaaaaaattgcacaaaCAAATCACGtagtttctctgcatttttcataCTGTTTCTCTGCAAATGAATTACATGGCAGATTCTTGCATCAGAACTTCCCTTTGCTGATGAGGAACTGCTCTCATGAGTCGCTGTGATGTAGCTGCCTTTCACCTAGCTTCTTGGAAAGGGCCCACCGTGAAAATCCCCTTCCAGTGCTGAGGGGGGCCCAGGGCTCAGAGCAATCTCAAGTAGGGGCGCTTGccccagcgaggaggctgggtgACTCGAGCCTGCCCCGAGCTAGAGGAGGGACATAACAACAGTGACGCAGATTTCCAGCAAATCCCTGTGTCTGGGAGCTGAAGCATGCGGCATCAGAACAGAAGCTAGATGGGCTTTGAAAAAACGCCACGAGCAGTGCCAGCGCGACTCATGACTGGTTCTTTGTCATCCATTCTTAATCAGCACTGATGGTAAAGGGTAGTCTGAGGGAGAAATCCACAGTTTCTGCAGGTCCCTGGGTGACTCTTTAGACTGTGCAAGGTGGGATGAGATGATCAAAACCCCCCTTTCTGGCCTAAAACCTTGGACAGGAACCTTTTTACAGTGTAAATGTAAATCCTCAACTAGCAGAAAATAGGATACCTGTGTGTCCAGCTCGGTTAGCTTTAACAGCTCTAATCCAGCCAGGACATTTACCACCTCAGAGCACTGGTATATGCCCTCATGGCCTTTCTTTGCCAAGTAAGCAAACCTTCTCTGTTGCAGCACAGGCCCTCCATCCACTGATAGCCCTCAGGCACTTCTCTGCACATACTCCCTACTCGGCTCATCCTTTGTGAGAATACAGATAAGGTTGAGAAAAGCTATtagctcttctctcttttttctccctgtctttGCTGGCAACCTCTAAGACTGCATTTGCTCTTCTTGCACTGGTTGCACAGTGGTGGCTTGCAGATATCCCTTCATCAGCTTTTGCCAACACAGTAGGCATTCCTGTTCTGATCTCCAGAACCTACCAAGATGCACTTGGTactgtttcatttcattcacCGTCATTCACCTCACTGTTGCATTCTCCTAAAATATCTGGGGTTGGGTAACATTTTCACCTTCCTTCTTCCAAATGAGGCTCCTCATCTTTGTATCATCTACAGAATTCATTGGTACTTTCACACTCTCTGTGCCATTAATGACTGGTGCCACAACCAAGCTTTGAAGACCTATAATTACCATTTCTATAAAGCCTGGTAGAAACTTACCAGCAAAATCCCAGTCCCTTCCTCTTAGATCAGATCACACCTACAATGCCATTCTACTAATCTCATTTTCCAGTTGTATTCATTGTCTGTGTGGCACCATATACTTTATCACCACCAGGAACTATGAGATCCACTTGTTTTCCAATGTCTATAAAGTCTCTTGTTAAAGCAAGATGTGAAAGGGAGGTCTGTCTTTAATTGGTTCTTATCTCATTTTGCACAGACCTTTATGCCTCTAGTTATTCTCTCTGAAAAGGTACTGTAAGATCTGTCATAATGACAACAGCCTGACCATTGCCAAGATCATTCTTAGATATCCTGCCTTTGCTATTCCTTATGCCTATGACACCATAGAGAGGATAGCGTTGAGCCAGTCTTCCCCAGAAGAAGCTGCATATTTTCAGAGAGCAGGTATGGGGCTCTTCCCTGACCCAAGGTGTGAATGGGAGCCTAGTGGGTGATAGCAGTAGGGCTATGTTTTCCACGGCAGGGGGAAGCCCAGACTTGTGCCAATCTGTGTCCCTCC comes from Anser cygnoides isolate HZ-2024a breed goose chromosome 1, Taihu_goose_T2T_genome, whole genome shotgun sequence and encodes:
- the LAG3 gene encoding lymphocyte activation gene 3 protein, which codes for MRLVSLVLFLTFTLPVFSAGNILPGAAGREQKVWAREGSSAVLPCYLSPRKQGKSWKQLSDWTSVLWKRHGGSAHQEPHVVLEVEYTGLRKTALPMRPRVSVQDSALRSGNFSLRIDPVRSGDAGLYEAQVTYNTEVQSCQVELGIVTVTLSPPSPVVESDPLLMSCNSSHRAGLVETRWFHNGRPVPTSKNFYSLHGALSILRPSMSDSGSWHCQLRYSDNVIVSATHDLQILGFDGPANPVVYAAAGSAAELPCTLSYLPSAFGISVVAAHWSHLAGGHLKDWVVSQNQSSRSFPLRLPAVGPGDAGRYSCAVPVGSKTMRRDVTLAVVTVTPSIPGPVSEGSHLLLICSVTHLQGHERFQWKHLSSAPTNKKLAMSASHNLKDHRSQTGANLDIPQVSQKDVGIWECSVYGPEGRLGAVEYGLQITGAQVSSPPTIFSGQVTFGLTVTLFFLLMVCVLVLALQKRARLPASYPALEGIVAVAVPNKKDVEESQKETIQQTEC